One segment of Colias croceus chromosome 15, ilColCroc2.1 DNA contains the following:
- the LOC123698109 gene encoding malate dehydrogenase, mitochondrial-like isoform X2, whose amino-acid sequence MFSSTVNFATKGIWSGVMSSRLLVNTVSIYRGYAKERDDGCRRAEVDIPKDPVPCERRKKKKGGILHKIKLKIIEGGTNFGTPFRDITCKEKVCKEVVPPEPKALPAPSRPVPPMPAPRPSVQVSVLGADTSLGQYVALLLKQCPCIKKLRLYEANEPSMDCNRNIFQVAEDLRYIDTNCMVEAFSCACNELERCLQNSDIVLMLENANVSQDLPMDTRFCYNAPLVKRYTDAIAHECPKAFIIVCATPIDCMVPLVTATLKETGWYDPRKVMGSLAVQEMRATTLAARALSLEPYYIRVPCVGGTEGRALVPLFSKAVEYFDFTKQNALMMTETVRDAPAAVARCDGECLKASELSEAHALAGLVTKVAWALLSKDVPRVTGFVETDARQVISPARFIANTVEIVETGILKSLGLPPMSDTEVTLLNLALNELCQKQAMVDDWYCKYCSSSGRLDTCQTQFFKRRDYQRFDDCAYANI is encoded by the exons ATGTTTTCATCAACCGTGAACTTTGCCACAAAAGGAATATGGTCCGGCGTAATGTCCTCGAGATTGTTGGTCAATACTGTATCCATTTACAGGGGTTATGCTAAAGAAAGAGATGATGGATGTAGACGAGCGGAAGTCGATATACCAAAAGATCCCGTCCCTTGCGAGAGAAGAAAAAAGAAGAAAGGAGGAATCTTACATAAGatcaagttaaaaataatcgaGGGTGGAACCAATTTTGGCa CGCCATTTCGTGACATTACATGCAAAGAGAAAGTTTGCAAGGAGGTCGTTCCCCCTGAGCCTAAGGCCCTGCCCGCACCGAGCAGGCCGGTGCCTCCAATGCCGGCGCCTCGGCCGAGCGTCCAAGTATCGGTGCTTGGTGCGGACACGTCCTTAGGGCAGTATGTTGCTTTGTTGCTGAAACAGTGCCCGTGTATAAAGaa ATTGCGTTTATACGAAGCGAACGAACCGAGTATGGATTGCAATCGGAATATCTTCCAAGTGGCTGAAGACTTGAGGTATATAGACACAAACTGTATGGTCGAGGCTTTCAGCTGCGCCTGCAACGAACTAGAGCGTTGTTtacag AATTCGGACATAGTACTAATGTTGGAGAACGCGAACGTTAGTCAAGATCTACCAATGGACACGAGGTTTTGCTACAACGCTCCCCTGGTGAAAAGGTATACGGACGCCATCGCACACGAATGTCCAAAAGCCTTTATCATCGTGTGCGCCACGCCTATAGACTGCATGGTGCCCTTGGTTACAGCg ACGCTTAAAGAAACAGGGTGGTATGACCCAAGAAAGGTCATGGGATCATTAGCGGTTCAAGAAATGCGGGCCACAACCCTCGCTGCTCGTGCTCTTTCTCTAGAACCATATTATATAAGGGTGCCTTGCGTTGGCGGCACTGAAGGTCGTGCTTTGGTACCTTTGTTCTCAAAGGCGGTTGAATATTTCGATTTTACTAAG CAAAATGCACTAATGATGACGGAAACTGTACGTGATGCTCCAGCCGCAGTTGCTAGATGCGATGGGGAATGTCTAAAAGCTTCTGAGCTAAGTGAAGCTCATGCTCTTGCCGGCCTAGTGACTAAAGTAGCCTGGGCATTACTAAGTAAAGACGTGCCAAGGGTTACGGGTTTCGTAGAAACGGACGCTAGACAAGTCATTTCGCCAGCCAg ATTTATCGCTAATACCGTGGAGATAGTTGAAACGGGCATCTTGAAGAGTCTCGGGTTGCCGCCAATGTCTGATACGGAAGTGACTCTACTGAATTTAGCGTTGAACGAACTGTGTCAGAAGCAAGCCATGGTTGACGACTGGTATTGCAAGTATTGCAGTTCGTCTGGCCGACTGGACACATGCCAGACACAATTTTTCAAACGGAGAGACTACCAGCGTTTTGATGACTGTGCTTATGCGAATATTTGA
- the LOC123698109 gene encoding malate dehydrogenase, mitochondrial-like isoform X1, which translates to MFSSTVNFATKGIWSGVMSSRLLVNTVSIYRGYAKERDDGCRRAEVDIPKDPVPCERRKKKKGGILHKIKLKIIEGGTNFGTPFRDITCKEKVCKEVVPPEPKALPAPSRPVPPMPAPRPSVQVSVLGADTSLGQYVALLLKQCPCIKKLRLYEANEPSMDCNRNIFQVAEDLRYIDTNCMVEAFSCACNELERCLQNSDIVLMLENANVSQDLPMDTRFCYNAPLVKRYTDAIAHECPKAFIIVCATPIDCMVPLVTATLKETGWYDPRKVMGSLAVQEMRATTLAARALSLEPYYIRVPCVGGTEGRALVPLFSKAVEYFDFTKQNALMMTETVRDAPAAVARCDGECLKASELSEAHALAGLVTKVAWALLSKDVPRVTGFVETDARQVISPASFMSIDVLINHEGIVEKFDLPCNMNDIEKELMDDALTHLTKNVKQAMMWYEDTVCAEISSGKVAAKTHFMYKKTYSHVEDCYHQIL; encoded by the exons ATGTTTTCATCAACCGTGAACTTTGCCACAAAAGGAATATGGTCCGGCGTAATGTCCTCGAGATTGTTGGTCAATACTGTATCCATTTACAGGGGTTATGCTAAAGAAAGAGATGATGGATGTAGACGAGCGGAAGTCGATATACCAAAAGATCCCGTCCCTTGCGAGAGAAGAAAAAAGAAGAAAGGAGGAATCTTACATAAGatcaagttaaaaataatcgaGGGTGGAACCAATTTTGGCa CGCCATTTCGTGACATTACATGCAAAGAGAAAGTTTGCAAGGAGGTCGTTCCCCCTGAGCCTAAGGCCCTGCCCGCACCGAGCAGGCCGGTGCCTCCAATGCCGGCGCCTCGGCCGAGCGTCCAAGTATCGGTGCTTGGTGCGGACACGTCCTTAGGGCAGTATGTTGCTTTGTTGCTGAAACAGTGCCCGTGTATAAAGaa ATTGCGTTTATACGAAGCGAACGAACCGAGTATGGATTGCAATCGGAATATCTTCCAAGTGGCTGAAGACTTGAGGTATATAGACACAAACTGTATGGTCGAGGCTTTCAGCTGCGCCTGCAACGAACTAGAGCGTTGTTtacag AATTCGGACATAGTACTAATGTTGGAGAACGCGAACGTTAGTCAAGATCTACCAATGGACACGAGGTTTTGCTACAACGCTCCCCTGGTGAAAAGGTATACGGACGCCATCGCACACGAATGTCCAAAAGCCTTTATCATCGTGTGCGCCACGCCTATAGACTGCATGGTGCCCTTGGTTACAGCg ACGCTTAAAGAAACAGGGTGGTATGACCCAAGAAAGGTCATGGGATCATTAGCGGTTCAAGAAATGCGGGCCACAACCCTCGCTGCTCGTGCTCTTTCTCTAGAACCATATTATATAAGGGTGCCTTGCGTTGGCGGCACTGAAGGTCGTGCTTTGGTACCTTTGTTCTCAAAGGCGGTTGAATATTTCGATTTTACTAAG CAAAATGCACTAATGATGACGGAAACTGTACGTGATGCTCCAGCCGCAGTTGCTAGATGCGATGGGGAATGTCTAAAAGCTTCTGAGCTAAGTGAAGCTCATGCTCTTGCCGGCCTAGTGACTAAAGTAGCCTGGGCATTACTAAGTAAAGACGTGCCAAGGGTTACGGGTTTCGTAGAAACGGACGCTAGACAAGTCATTTCGCCAGCCAg TTTCATGTCAATTGATGTGCTAATAAATCATGAAGGCATCGTAGAGAAGTTTGATTTACCATGCAATATGAATGATAtagaaaaagaattaatgGACGATGCTCTTACCCACCTgaccaaaaatgtaaaacaagCTATGATGTGGTACGAAGATACAGTGTGTGCAGAAATATCAAGCGGAAAAGTGGCTGCTAAAACGCactttatgtataaaaaaacgtACTCCCATGTAGAAGATTGTTACcatcaaatattataa
- the LOC123698120 gene encoding lipase member I isoform X1 — translation MLISNSMCKLMSVFIGAVQVCFMPAPIGDCTDCCPRNDRNDIKYRLFTRPYLHTPELIKIDDSNSILRTRYNTSYPTVIYLFGFSEAPTGVSTVTLKNAFLSTGNYNFISVDWSRLVAFPWYVSAVENTRYVATRLADFVQYLESHGTPSSTIHIIGFSLGAEAAGFTGKELKQRGLMLGRITGLDPAYPGYSLYDTEGHLTKDDATFVDVIHTNPGVFGFPQAIGHVDFYPNPGEWIQPGCWFDELIRNRQFNFVYGCSHNRAWRLFAESLHNPWGFPATVCNEWRNDSSSCGFTIDGYMGYQAQPSSFGKLYLATNTRPPFARNGP, via the exons ATGTTGATCAGTAACTCTATGTGCAAACTTATGTCCGTGTTTATTG gCGCAGTGCAGGTATGTTTCATGCCAGCGCCCATTGGGGATTGCACAGACTGCTGTCCTAGAAATGACCGCaatgatataaaatacagGCTTTTTACTAG gCCATATTTGCACACACCAGAACTAATCAAAATAGACGATAGTAATTCAATATTACGTACGAGATACAACACAAGTTATCCcactgttatttatttatttggatttTCCGAAGCTCCCACTGGTGTTAGTACTGTGACTCTAAAGAATG caTTTTTAAGCACTGGCAACTACAATTTTATAAGCGTGGACTGGTCCCGTCTTGTCGCATTTCCTTG GTACGTATCGGCAGTTGAAAATACAAGGTATGTGGCAACTAGGCTTGCTGATTTCGTCCAATATCTGGAGTCTCATGGAACTCCATCTAgtactatacatattataggaTTCTCTTTAGGCGCTGAAGCGGCTGGGTTTACGGGGAAAGAATTGAAGCAAAGAGGATTAATGCTGGGGAGGATTACTG gtCTAGACCCAGCCTACCCCGGCTATAGTCTATACGACACCGAGGGCCACCTTACCAAAGATGATGCAACATTCGTAGACGTGATACACACTAACCCGGGAGTCTTTGGTTTTCCACAAGCGATCGGTCATGTGGACTTTTATCCTAACCCTGGGGAATGGATACAACCGGGGTGCTGGTTTGACGAGCTTATTAGGAACAGGcagtttaattttgttt ATGGTTGCAGCCACAACCGTGCGTGGCGGCTTTTCGCGGAATCCTTACACAATCCCTGGGGATTCCCCGCAACCGTTTGTAACGAGTGGAGGAATGATTCCTCCTCTTGTGGGTTTACTATTGATGGCTATATGGGATACCAGGCGCAGCCGTC GTCTTTTGGAAAACTTTACCTAGCAACAAATACGCGTCCACCTTTTGCAAGAAACGGTCCATAA
- the LOC123698120 gene encoding lipase member I isoform X2, with protein sequence MLISNSMCKLMSVFIGAVQVCFMPAPIGDCTDCCPRNDRNDIKYRLFTRPYLHTPELIKIDDSNSILRTRYNTSYPTVIYLFGFSEAPTGVSTVTLKNAFLSTGNYNFISVDWSRLVAFPWYVSAVENTRYVATRLADFVQYLESHGTPSSTIHIIGFSLGAEAAGFTGKELKQRGLMLGRITGLDPAYPGYSLYDTEGHLTKDDATFVDVIHTNPGVFGFPQAIGHVDFYPNPGEWIQPGCWFDELIRNRQFNFVCLLENFT encoded by the exons ATGTTGATCAGTAACTCTATGTGCAAACTTATGTCCGTGTTTATTG gCGCAGTGCAGGTATGTTTCATGCCAGCGCCCATTGGGGATTGCACAGACTGCTGTCCTAGAAATGACCGCaatgatataaaatacagGCTTTTTACTAG gCCATATTTGCACACACCAGAACTAATCAAAATAGACGATAGTAATTCAATATTACGTACGAGATACAACACAAGTTATCCcactgttatttatttatttggatttTCCGAAGCTCCCACTGGTGTTAGTACTGTGACTCTAAAGAATG caTTTTTAAGCACTGGCAACTACAATTTTATAAGCGTGGACTGGTCCCGTCTTGTCGCATTTCCTTG GTACGTATCGGCAGTTGAAAATACAAGGTATGTGGCAACTAGGCTTGCTGATTTCGTCCAATATCTGGAGTCTCATGGAACTCCATCTAgtactatacatattataggaTTCTCTTTAGGCGCTGAAGCGGCTGGGTTTACGGGGAAAGAATTGAAGCAAAGAGGATTAATGCTGGGGAGGATTACTG gtCTAGACCCAGCCTACCCCGGCTATAGTCTATACGACACCGAGGGCCACCTTACCAAAGATGATGCAACATTCGTAGACGTGATACACACTAACCCGGGAGTCTTTGGTTTTCCACAAGCGATCGGTCATGTGGACTTTTATCCTAACCCTGGGGAATGGATACAACCGGGGTGCTGGTTTGACGAGCTTATTAGGAACAGGcagtttaattttgttt GTCTTTTGGAAAACTTTACCTAG